From Pseudomonas sp. G.S.17, the proteins below share one genomic window:
- the arsC gene encoding arsenate reductase (glutaredoxin) (This arsenate reductase requires both glutathione and glutaredoxin to convert arsenate to arsenite, after which the efflux transporter formed by ArsA and ArsB can extrude the arsenite from the cell, providing resistance.) produces the protein MTDLTLYHNPRCSKSRGALELLQARGLSPTILLYLETPPDAAQLRELLAKLGIGARQLLRTGEDDYKTLNLADKSLSDDDLIAAMAAHPKLIERPILVAGDKAAIGRPPENVLEILP, from the coding sequence ATGACCGATCTGACGCTTTATCACAACCCGCGCTGTTCCAAATCCCGCGGCGCGCTGGAACTGCTGCAAGCCCGCGGCCTGAGCCCGACCATCCTGCTGTATCTCGAAACCCCGCCCGATGCCGCGCAATTGCGCGAGCTGTTGGCCAAGCTGGGCATCGGCGCCCGGCAACTGCTGCGCACCGGCGAGGACGACTACAAAACCCTCAACCTTGCAGATAAAAGCCTCAGCGACGACGATTTGATCGCCGCCATGGCGGCTCATCCAAAATTGATCGAGCGCCCTATCCTGGTCGCCGGCGACAAGGCGGCAATCGGCCGCCCACCGGAAAACGTATTGGAGATCCTGCCGTGA
- a CDS encoding response regulator transcription factor, whose protein sequence is MNPETIHLPNILVIEDDPVLGAYVHEQLGRCGFQVTWQQNGSQGLVQAQSQPFDVVLMDILLPGMSGLEILTHLRRSHSLPVILMSALGAETDRITGFRNGADDYLPKPFSMAELRVRIEAILRRVALERRHAPAPVKLPGQGSRELVFDEALYDVSFEQRRGDLTRSEYRLLETLWRNPEDVLSKPFLYQHVLQRGYAQHDRSLDMHISQIRRKLKGIGYLERQVQTVWGKGYVLTAAQADD, encoded by the coding sequence ATGAATCCCGAAACCATTCACCTCCCCAACATCCTGGTTATAGAAGACGACCCGGTGCTCGGCGCTTATGTGCATGAGCAGTTGGGCCGGTGCGGTTTTCAGGTGACCTGGCAGCAGAACGGCAGCCAGGGACTTGTCCAGGCGCAAAGCCAGCCATTTGACGTGGTGCTGATGGATATCCTGCTGCCGGGCATGAGCGGGCTGGAGATCCTGACTCATCTGCGCCGCAGTCATAGCTTGCCGGTGATCCTGATGTCGGCATTGGGCGCGGAAACCGACCGCATTACCGGCTTTCGCAACGGCGCCGACGATTACCTGCCCAAACCGTTCAGCATGGCCGAGTTGCGCGTGCGTATCGAAGCGATCCTGCGCCGGGTCGCCCTGGAACGCCGCCATGCGCCGGCGCCGGTGAAATTGCCGGGGCAGGGCAGTCGCGAGCTGGTGTTCGACGAGGCGCTGTACGATGTCAGCTTTGAGCAACGTCGCGGCGATCTGACCCGCAGTGAATATCGCTTGCTGGAAACCCTGTGGCGTAATCCCGAAGACGTGCTGAGCAAACCCTTCCTTTATCAGCATGTGTTGCAGCGCGGTTATGCCCAGCATGATCGCAGCCTGGACATGCACATCAGCCAGATCCGCCGCAAGCTCAAGGGCATCGGCTATCTGGAACGACAGGTGCAGACGGTATGGGGCAAAGGTTATGTGCTGACTGCTGCACAAGCCGATGATTGA
- a CDS encoding (2Fe-2S)-binding protein produces the protein MPELSIDGRLLEVIPGTSVAAALALIGDGCSRTSVSGQRRAPLCGMGICQECRVSIDGKRRLACQTLCQDGMNVETQP, from the coding sequence ATGCCTGAATTGAGTATTGATGGCCGCCTGCTTGAGGTTATTCCCGGCACAAGCGTGGCCGCCGCTTTGGCGCTGATCGGCGACGGTTGCAGCCGCACCTCGGTGAGCGGTCAGCGACGTGCGCCGTTGTGCGGCATGGGGATTTGTCAGGAATGCAGGGTCAGCATTGACGGCAAACGCCGTTTGGCCTGTCAGACGTTATGCCAGGACGGTATGAATGTGGAGACGCAGCCATGA
- a CDS encoding DNA-3-methyladenine glycosylase I has translation MQDYKWLNEYCLNRFGSAKALEAHLPTPKTAKQLQAISADRYLSTMALRVFRAGLKHSLVDAKWPAFEEVFYGFDPEKVVLMGADHLERLMQDARIIRHLGKLKSVPRNAQLILDIEQEHGSFGQFIAQWPVDDITGLWQYIAKHGNQMGGLSTPRFLRMVGKDTFIPTWDVVAALNAQKIVDKVPTSKRDQAIVQQVFNQWHSESGRPLCQLSAMLAFTVNH, from the coding sequence ATGCAAGACTACAAATGGCTGAATGAATATTGCCTGAACCGTTTCGGCTCAGCGAAAGCCCTGGAAGCACATCTGCCGACGCCCAAGACCGCCAAACAACTGCAAGCCATCAGCGCCGACCGTTATCTGTCGACCATGGCCTTGCGGGTGTTTCGTGCCGGTTTGAAGCACAGCCTCGTGGACGCGAAATGGCCGGCGTTCGAAGAGGTGTTCTACGGCTTCGACCCGGAAAAAGTCGTGCTGATGGGCGCCGATCATCTGGAGCGCCTGATGCAGGACGCGCGGATCATTCGCCACCTGGGCAAGCTCAAGAGCGTGCCGCGCAACGCGCAGCTGATTCTCGACATCGAGCAGGAACACGGCAGCTTCGGGCAATTTATCGCGCAATGGCCGGTGGATGACATCACCGGGCTGTGGCAGTACATCGCCAAACATGGCAACCAGATGGGCGGACTGTCCACACCGCGCTTCCTGCGCATGGTCGGCAAAGACACTTTCATCCCGACCTGGGACGTGGTGGCCGCCTTGAACGCGCAAAAAATCGTCGACAAAGTGCCGACCAGCAAGCGCGATCAGGCCATCGTCCAGCAAGTGTTCAATCAGTGGCACAGCGAAAGCGGGCGACCGTTGTGCCAGCTGTCGGCGATGCTGGCGTTTACCGTCAACCACTGA
- the wrbA gene encoding NAD(P)H:quinone oxidoreductase, whose protein sequence is MSAPYILVLFYSRNGSTSEMARQIGRGIEAGGMEARLRTVPAISTECEAVAPGIPESGALYATLDDLKNCSGLALGSPTRFGNMAAPLKYFLDGTSNLWLTGALVGKPASVFTSTASLHGGQETTLMSMLLPLLHHGMLITGLPYSESALVETSGGGTPYGASHHAGADGKRPLDKHETELCRALGQRLAKTARLLETPRG, encoded by the coding sequence GTGAGCGCGCCTTACATCCTGGTTCTGTTCTACAGCCGCAACGGCTCGACCAGCGAAATGGCCCGGCAGATCGGACGCGGCATCGAAGCTGGCGGCATGGAAGCGCGTCTGCGCACAGTGCCGGCGATTTCCACCGAATGCGAAGCCGTGGCGCCAGGCATTCCGGAAAGCGGCGCCCTCTACGCGACCCTTGATGACCTGAAAAACTGCTCCGGCCTGGCTTTGGGCAGCCCGACGCGCTTTGGCAACATGGCCGCGCCGCTCAAGTATTTCCTCGATGGCACCAGCAACCTGTGGCTGACCGGCGCACTGGTCGGCAAGCCCGCCAGCGTGTTCACGTCCACCGCCAGCCTGCACGGCGGTCAGGAAACCACGCTGATGTCGATGCTGCTGCCATTGCTGCACCACGGCATGTTGATCACCGGCCTGCCTTACAGTGAGTCGGCGTTGGTGGAAACCAGCGGCGGCGGCACTCCGTACGGCGCCAGCCATCACGCCGGTGCCGACGGCAAGCGTCCGCTGGACAAGCACGAAACCGAACTGTGTCGCGCGTTAGGCCAACGACTGGCGAAAACCGCCCGGCTGCTGGAGACGCCTCGTGGCTAA
- a CDS encoding TlpA disulfide reductase family protein yields MARRLAAIVMIVGSLLLGGCGADLGVDQNGQKVASNRIDKHWLVINYWAEWCGPCRTEIPELNALSEQLKDQQVSVLGVNFDNLQGEDLKTASNALGIKFTVLAQDPAERYELPPSEALPVTYIIDDKGKLREQLLGEQTSAGVAQRLKALRGEG; encoded by the coding sequence ATGGCAAGGCGATTGGCAGCAATAGTGATGATTGTCGGCAGCCTGTTACTGGGCGGCTGCGGCGCGGATCTGGGCGTGGACCAGAATGGCCAGAAAGTGGCGAGCAATCGCATCGACAAGCATTGGCTGGTCATTAACTACTGGGCCGAATGGTGTGGCCCGTGCCGTACGGAAATTCCGGAACTCAACGCCTTGTCCGAGCAGCTCAAGGATCAACAGGTCAGCGTACTCGGCGTCAACTTCGACAACCTGCAAGGCGAAGACCTGAAAACGGCAAGCAACGCGTTGGGTATCAAGTTCACTGTCCTGGCTCAGGACCCCGCCGAACGCTACGAACTGCCGCCCAGCGAAGCCTTGCCGGTGACGTACATCATCGACGACAAGGGCAAGCTGCGTGAGCAACTGCTGGGCGAACAAACCTCGGCCGGTGTTGCGCAGCGGTTGAAGGCGTTGCGTGGGGAGGGGTAG
- a CDS encoding META domain-containing protein, whose translation MKQLAFLGLIGGALLVGCAAQPLPIKQDQSYVLEWIGERPLIDSSHLTMTLGADGRAYGTGGCNHWFASYTLDEKSINFGPVGSTRKLCPPALMEQEQRFLQALDKVQRWDISPIDQLRLWPAEGKPLRFWEES comes from the coding sequence ATGAAACAGCTGGCTTTCCTGGGGCTGATTGGCGGCGCGTTGCTGGTCGGTTGTGCGGCTCAGCCGCTGCCCATCAAACAGGATCAAAGCTATGTGCTGGAGTGGATCGGTGAGCGGCCGTTGATCGACAGCAGCCATTTGACCATGACCCTCGGCGCGGACGGTCGCGCCTACGGCACGGGCGGCTGTAACCATTGGTTCGCGTCGTACACCCTGGACGAAAAAAGCATCAACTTCGGCCCCGTGGGCAGCACCCGCAAACTCTGCCCGCCGGCCTTGATGGAACAGGAACAGCGTTTCCTGCAGGCATTGGACAAAGTCCAGCGCTGGGACATCTCACCCATCGATCAACTGCGCCTGTGGCCCGCCGAAGGCAAGCCGCTGCGGTTTTGGGAAGAGAGCTGA
- a CDS encoding 2-hydroxyacid dehydrogenase: protein MHTLIFSSQTYDRDSFLAAKLPAELKLHFQPARLTVETAALADKHPVVCAFINDDLSAPVLERLAAGGTKLIALRSAGYNHVDLPTAQKLGISVVRVPAYSPHAVAEHAVALILALNRHLHRAYNRTREGDFSLHGLTGFDLVGKTVGVVGTGQIGATFAKIMAGFGCKLLAYDPYPNPQVQALGAEYVSLPQLLAQAQIISLHCPLTEQTRHLINEASLATLQTGAMLINTGRGALVDTPALIESLKSGQLGYLGLDVYEEEALLFFEDRSDLPLQDDVLARLLTFPNVIITAHQAFLTQEALGAIAQTTLDNIAAWANGAAQNLVVG from the coding sequence ATGCACACCCTTATTTTCAGCAGCCAGACCTACGACCGCGACAGCTTTCTCGCCGCGAAACTGCCCGCCGAACTGAAACTGCACTTTCAACCGGCGCGCCTGACTGTGGAAACCGCGGCGCTGGCAGACAAGCATCCGGTGGTATGTGCGTTCATCAACGATGACTTGAGCGCGCCAGTGCTGGAACGCCTGGCTGCGGGCGGCACAAAACTGATTGCCTTGCGCTCGGCGGGCTATAACCACGTCGATCTGCCTACCGCGCAGAAGCTGGGGATCAGTGTGGTTCGCGTCCCGGCCTACTCGCCCCACGCCGTAGCCGAACATGCCGTTGCCTTGATTCTCGCGCTGAATCGTCATCTGCACCGCGCCTACAACCGCACCCGCGAAGGGGATTTCAGTCTGCACGGGCTGACCGGATTCGATCTGGTCGGCAAGACCGTGGGCGTCGTCGGCACCGGGCAGATCGGCGCGACGTTCGCGAAAATCATGGCGGGTTTCGGCTGCAAGCTGCTGGCCTACGATCCGTACCCCAATCCGCAAGTGCAGGCACTGGGTGCCGAATACGTGAGCCTGCCGCAACTGCTGGCCCAGGCGCAGATCATCAGCCTGCACTGCCCGCTAACCGAGCAAACCCGACACCTTATAAATGAAGCGTCGCTGGCCACCCTGCAAACCGGGGCGATGCTGATCAATACCGGACGCGGCGCGCTGGTCGATACCCCGGCACTGATCGAGTCGCTGAAAAGCGGGCAACTGGGCTACCTGGGGCTGGATGTCTATGAAGAAGAAGCGCTGTTGTTCTTCGAAGACCGCTCCGACCTGCCGTTGCAGGACGATGTCCTGGCCCGTTTGCTGACCTTTCCCAACGTGATCATTACCGCTCATCAGGCGTTTCTGACTCAGGAAGCACTGGGCGCCATCGCGCAGACCACGCTGGACAACATCGCCGCCTGGGCCAATGGCGCTGCGCAGAATCTGGTGGTCGGTTAA
- a CDS encoding response regulator, with translation MLNKLGIKGRVLLLTILPASLMAAVLGGYFTWMQLYDLQNQLLQRGEMISEELAPLAAPALGRSDKVLLERIAVQTLEQTDVRSVSFLSPEREILAHAGPSMINEAPIGSATHLLQRSGNDATRYLLPVFGRQRHLTGAMVPEEADRLLGWVELELSHTGTLLRGYRSMFASLLLIAAGLALTAMLALRMSRTINVPITRIKQAVAQLKDGNLETRLPPLGSLELDELASGINRMAATLQNAQEELQHSIDQATEDVRQNLETIEIQNIELDLARKEALEASRIKSEFLANMSHEIRTPLNGILGFTHLLQKSELTPRQFDYLGTIEKSADSLLSIINEILDFSKIEAGKLVLDNVPFNLRDLLQDTLTILAPAAHAKQLELVSLVYRDTPLSLLGDPLRLKQIMTNLVSNAIKFTREGTIVARAMVEDETEDSAQLRISVQDTGIGLSSQDVRALFQAFSQADNSLSRQPGGTGLGLVISKRLIEQMGGEIGVDSTPGEGSEFWISLNLPKARDDIEDLPALPLLGLRVAVLEHHDLARQALEHQLEDCGLDTLVFNNLENLLNGVTAAHQTPAAISLAVLGITAHELPPERLRQHIWDLENLGCKVLVLCPTTEQALFQLSVPDIYTQLQAKPVCTRKLRRTLSELIMPKVIRSDAVEPLSSRPPRLLCVDDNPANLLLVQTLLEDMGAEVVAVDSGYAALQAVQADTFDLVLMDVQMPGMDGRQATEAIRAWEVERQSSSLPIVALTAHAMANEKRALLQSGMDDYLTKPISERQLAQVVLKWTGLALRNQMPEPRAEKARGSADLDVLDNEEGLRLAAGKPDLAADMLAMLLASLESDREAIRTARETDDHAGLIERVHRLHGATRYCGVPQLRAACQRSETLLKQNAPEVHEALDNLEKAINRLTIEARVSV, from the coding sequence GTGCTGAACAAGCTGGGCATCAAAGGCCGCGTACTGCTGCTGACCATCCTGCCCGCCAGCCTCATGGCTGCGGTACTGGGCGGCTATTTCACCTGGATGCAGCTCTATGACCTGCAAAACCAGTTGCTGCAGCGCGGGGAAATGATTTCCGAAGAACTGGCGCCGCTGGCAGCACCCGCGCTGGGTCGCAGCGACAAGGTTTTGCTGGAGCGCATTGCCGTTCAGACCCTGGAACAGACCGATGTGCGTTCGGTGTCGTTCCTCAGCCCGGAACGCGAGATCCTCGCCCATGCCGGGCCGAGCATGATCAACGAAGCACCCATCGGCAGCGCCACGCACCTGCTGCAACGCTCGGGCAACGATGCGACGCGCTATCTGTTGCCAGTGTTTGGCCGCCAACGGCATTTGACCGGCGCCATGGTGCCCGAAGAAGCGGATCGCCTGCTGGGTTGGGTAGAGCTGGAACTGTCCCACACCGGCACCTTGTTGCGCGGGTATCGCAGCATGTTTGCCAGCCTGTTGCTGATCGCTGCCGGCCTGGCACTGACCGCCATGCTCGCGTTGCGTATGAGCCGCACGATCAACGTGCCGATCACCCGCATCAAGCAGGCCGTGGCCCAACTCAAGGACGGCAATCTGGAAACCCGCCTGCCGCCGCTGGGCAGTCTGGAACTGGACGAACTGGCCTCGGGCATCAACCGTATGGCCGCCACGTTGCAGAACGCTCAGGAAGAACTGCAACACAGCATCGATCAGGCCACCGAAGACGTCCGGCAGAATCTGGAAACCATCGAAATCCAGAACATCGAGCTGGACCTCGCCCGCAAAGAAGCCCTTGAGGCCAGCCGCATCAAGTCCGAATTCCTCGCCAACATGAGCCATGAAATCCGCACGCCGCTCAATGGCATTCTCGGTTTCACCCACCTGCTGCAGAAAAGCGAGCTGACCCCGCGCCAGTTTGATTACCTGGGCACCATCGAAAAATCCGCCGACAGCCTGTTGAGCATCATCAACGAGATTCTCGACTTCTCGAAGATCGAAGCCGGCAAGCTGGTGCTCGACAATGTGCCCTTCAATCTGCGTGACCTGCTGCAGGACACCTTGACCATTCTCGCCCCGGCCGCCCATGCCAAGCAGCTTGAGCTGGTGAGTCTGGTGTATCGCGATACGCCGCTGTCGTTGCTGGGTGACCCGTTACGGCTCAAGCAGATCATGACCAATCTGGTCAGCAACGCCATCAAGTTCACCCGCGAGGGCACCATCGTCGCCCGGGCCATGGTCGAAGACGAAACCGAAGACAGCGCGCAGTTACGCATCAGCGTGCAGGACACCGGCATCGGCCTTTCCAGCCAGGATGTGCGCGCGCTGTTCCAGGCCTTCAGCCAGGCGGACAATTCGCTGTCGCGGCAGCCGGGCGGCACCGGGCTGGGACTGGTGATTTCCAAACGCCTGATCGAGCAGATGGGCGGCGAGATCGGCGTGGACAGCACCCCCGGCGAAGGCTCGGAATTCTGGATCAGCCTCAATCTGCCCAAGGCACGGGACGATATCGAAGACCTGCCAGCGCTGCCATTGCTCGGTTTGCGCGTCGCGGTCCTGGAACACCACGACCTGGCGCGCCAGGCACTGGAGCATCAACTCGAAGACTGCGGCCTGGACACGCTGGTGTTCAATAATCTGGAAAACCTGCTCAACGGCGTGACCGCTGCGCACCAGACTCCGGCAGCCATCAGCCTCGCGGTGCTGGGCATCACGGCCCACGAACTGCCGCCGGAACGCCTGCGCCAGCACATCTGGGATCTGGAAAACCTCGGCTGCAAAGTTCTGGTGCTGTGCCCGACCACCGAACAGGCGCTGTTTCAGCTGTCGGTGCCGGATATCTATACCCAACTGCAGGCCAAACCGGTCTGCACCCGCAAGCTTCGCCGCACCTTGTCTGAACTGATCATGCCCAAGGTCATTCGCAGCGATGCCGTCGAACCGCTGTCCAGCCGACCTCCGCGCTTGCTGTGCGTGGACGATAACCCGGCGAACCTGTTGCTGGTCCAGACGCTGCTGGAAGACATGGGCGCAGAAGTGGTCGCCGTCGACAGTGGTTATGCTGCGTTGCAAGCGGTGCAGGCCGACACCTTTGATCTGGTGCTGATGGACGTGCAGATGCCGGGCATGGACGGTCGCCAGGCCACCGAAGCCATTCGCGCATGGGAAGTCGAGCGCCAGAGCTCATCGCTGCCCATCGTCGCCCTCACGGCTCACGCCATGGCCAACGAGAAGCGCGCCCTGCTGCAAAGCGGCATGGACGATTACCTGACCAAGCCCATCAGCGAACGGCAACTGGCCCAGGTGGTGCTCAAATGGACGGGGCTGGCCCTGCGCAATCAGATGCCGGAGCCGCGCGCCGAGAAAGCCCGAGGCAGCGCCGATCTGGACGTCCTCGATAATGAAGAAGGCCTGCGCCTGGCCGCCGGCAAGCCTGATCTGGCGGCCGACATGCTGGCCATGCTGCTGGCCTCCCTGGAAAGCGACCGCGAAGCGATCCGCACGGCACGGGAAACGGATGACCATGCCGGTCTGATCGAACGGGTCCACCGCCTGCATGGCGCGACTCGATACTGCGGAGTTCCACAGTTACGTGCCGCATGTCAACGCAGCGAAACCCTGCTCAAGCAAAATGCCCCGGAAGTCCATGAGGCTCTGGACAACCTGGAAAAAGCCATCAACCGCCTGACCATCGAGGCGCGGGTGAGTGTTTGA
- a CDS encoding FAD-binding oxidoreductase, producing the protein MTAERAADVIIIGAGIIGAACADELASQGLDVLVLDCNRPAATAAGMGHLVVLDDNRDELALSEYSVRAWRELAPHLPEDCAMRTNGTLWLACNAEEMDAARTKQQTLQDYGLSCELLGAQAVADAEPALRSGLHGALKVSGDGILYAPNAARWLLQRHGPRIRQRTAQVTEVQGNRLRVADGQWLSATAVVLANGIYASELCPELPLHGKKGHLLITDRYPVQIRHTLVELGYVTSAHNATGPSVAFNVQQRPTGQLFVGSSRQFDNQDAEVEGWMLGRMLRRASEFLPDLSQMTAIRSWTGFRAATPDGLPLIGEHPRQPGLWLAVGHEGLGVTTAPGTARLLAAQLLRKPSPLSVDAYLPQRFIGATAHA; encoded by the coding sequence GTGACGGCGGAACGGGCAGCCGATGTGATCATCATTGGCGCCGGGATTATCGGCGCGGCCTGCGCTGATGAACTCGCCAGCCAGGGCCTTGACGTGCTGGTGCTCGATTGCAATCGACCCGCCGCGACCGCCGCAGGCATGGGCCATCTGGTGGTGCTGGACGACAATCGCGACGAACTGGCCCTCAGCGAATATTCGGTGCGTGCCTGGCGCGAACTCGCCCCGCACTTGCCGGAAGATTGCGCCATGCGCACCAATGGCACGCTGTGGCTGGCCTGCAATGCTGAAGAAATGGACGCTGCCCGAACGAAACAACAGACCTTGCAGGATTACGGCCTGAGCTGCGAACTGCTCGGCGCACAAGCTGTTGCCGACGCGGAACCTGCCTTGCGCAGCGGTCTGCATGGCGCGTTGAAAGTCAGTGGCGACGGGATTCTCTACGCGCCGAATGCCGCGCGCTGGCTCTTGCAACGGCATGGGCCGCGTATCCGCCAACGCACGGCGCAGGTCACTGAGGTGCAAGGCAATCGACTGCGCGTGGCTGACGGCCAGTGGCTGAGTGCGACGGCAGTGGTTCTCGCCAACGGCATTTACGCCAGCGAGTTATGTCCGGAACTGCCGCTGCATGGCAAGAAAGGTCACTTGTTGATCACTGATCGTTATCCGGTCCAGATCCGCCATACGTTGGTCGAACTGGGCTACGTCACCAGCGCCCATAACGCGACCGGCCCTTCCGTGGCATTCAACGTACAACAGCGGCCCACCGGCCAGCTGTTTGTCGGTTCCTCCCGGCAATTCGATAATCAGGATGCCGAGGTCGAAGGCTGGATGCTCGGCCGAATGCTGCGTCGGGCCAGTGAATTCCTGCCGGATCTCAGCCAGATGACGGCGATTCGCAGCTGGACCGGCTTTCGCGCCGCGACGCCGGACGGTCTGCCGCTGATCGGCGAACATCCCCGACAACCCGGCCTGTGGCTGGCGGTCGGCCATGAAGGCCTGGGGGTCACAACCGCGCCCGGCACTGCGCGCTTGCTTGCCGCACAACTATTGCGCAAGCCTTCACCGCTGTCGGTTGACGCTTATCTGCCGCAACGTTTCATCGGAGCCACCGCCCATGCCTGA
- a CDS encoding DUF2069 domain-containing protein, producing the protein MAKRPKILPALEWLEPRVRISRVVSLICFLGLIALLTVYYLFVADLHGARPWVILIIELVPLLLLAPGMLVGNTRSHSWTCFVVNLYFIKGALAAYDPNRSVFGVLEMLASLAVFTSALLYVRWRFQYNRKLAGEGSV; encoded by the coding sequence GTGGCTAAACGGCCAAAGATCCTCCCCGCGCTGGAGTGGCTTGAACCCAGGGTTCGCATCAGCCGGGTCGTCAGCCTGATCTGCTTTTTGGGCCTGATCGCCCTGCTGACCGTCTATTACCTGTTTGTCGCCGACCTGCACGGCGCGCGACCGTGGGTCATCCTGATCATCGAACTGGTGCCTTTGTTGCTGCTCGCCCCCGGCATGCTGGTCGGCAACACGCGCAGTCATTCCTGGACCTGCTTCGTGGTCAATCTGTACTTCATCAAGGGCGCGCTGGCGGCTTACGATCCCAACCGCTCGGTGTTCGGCGTGCTGGAAATGCTCGCCAGCCTGGCCGTGTTCACCAGCGCGTTGCTGTACGTGCGTTGGCGTTTTCAATACAACCGCAAACTTGCGGGTGAAGGTTCGGTCTGA
- a CDS encoding GntR family transcriptional regulator has product MPDAPNLGVAPSASEVIAKHLREAIISGHFAEDEPIRQDDIAKVFNVSKIPVREALKRLEAEGLVQFQRNKGAVVTRISEPELAQIFEVRVLLEVQAIRLAVPKMTEDHIKRALAICDEFMTDDNVGRWAELNWAFHTCLYEAAERPFLLNLIRSIHDKVERYLRLQMSFAEGKLRADQEHREILQACADRNVDKAAELIDHHIIGVCRELYAHLPNESIHEV; this is encoded by the coding sequence CTGCCTGACGCTCCCAACCTCGGTGTCGCCCCTTCGGCGTCCGAAGTGATTGCTAAACACCTGCGCGAAGCCATCATTTCCGGGCATTTCGCTGAGGACGAGCCTATTCGTCAGGACGATATCGCCAAAGTCTTCAACGTCAGCAAGATCCCGGTGCGCGAGGCCCTGAAACGCCTGGAAGCCGAAGGGCTGGTGCAATTCCAGCGCAACAAGGGCGCGGTGGTCACGCGGATTTCCGAGCCGGAGCTGGCGCAGATTTTTGAAGTGCGGGTGCTGCTGGAGGTGCAGGCGATTCGCCTCGCTGTGCCAAAGATGACCGAGGACCACATCAAACGGGCATTGGCCATCTGCGATGAGTTCATGACCGACGATAACGTAGGACGTTGGGCAGAACTCAACTGGGCATTTCACACCTGCCTGTATGAAGCGGCCGAACGGCCGTTTCTGCTCAACCTGATTCGCTCGATCCACGACAAGGTCGAACGCTACCTGCGCCTGCAAATGAGTTTCGCCGAAGGCAAGTTGCGCGCCGATCAGGAACACCGGGAGATTCTCCAGGCCTGTGCTGATCGCAACGTGGACAAAGCCGCCGAACTGATCGATCACCACATCATCGGCGTGTGCCGCGAGCTGTACGCGCACCTGCCCAACGAGTCGATACACGAAGTCTGA
- a CDS encoding 4-hydroxyproline epimerase encodes MKRIRILDSHTGGEPTRLVLEGFPELGTGSMAERRQILAEQHDDWRAATVLEPRGSDVLVGALLCEPVDPDACAGVIFFNNSGYLGMCGHGTIGLVVSLAHLGRISAGVHRIETPVGTVEATLHEDGSVSVQNVPSYRYRKAVSVEVPGIGSVTGDIAWGGNWFFLIAEHGLSISSDNLDALTAYTWAVRQALESQRILGEDGGEIDHIELFADDDHADSRNFVLCPGKAYDRSPCGTGTSAKLACLAADGKLAPGQIWRQASVIGSQFEGFYEWQGERVVPTIRGRAHISAEATLLIDNDDPFAWGIRP; translated from the coding sequence ATGAAACGCATCCGCATCCTCGACTCCCACACCGGCGGCGAACCGACGCGCCTGGTGCTGGAAGGCTTCCCTGAGCTGGGCACCGGCAGCATGGCCGAACGCCGACAGATCCTTGCTGAACAGCACGATGACTGGCGCGCCGCAACCGTACTGGAACCGCGCGGCAGCGACGTGCTGGTCGGCGCGCTGCTCTGCGAACCGGTTGACCCCGACGCCTGTGCGGGGGTGATTTTCTTCAATAACAGTGGCTATCTCGGCATGTGCGGCCACGGCACCATCGGGCTGGTGGTTTCCCTGGCGCATCTGGGTCGCATCAGCGCGGGCGTGCATCGCATCGAAACTCCGGTGGGCACGGTCGAAGCCACGCTCCATGAAGACGGTTCGGTCAGCGTGCAGAACGTGCCGTCCTATCGCTATCGCAAGGCGGTGAGCGTTGAAGTGCCCGGCATTGGCAGCGTCACCGGCGACATTGCCTGGGGCGGCAACTGGTTTTTCCTGATTGCCGAACACGGCCTGAGCATCAGCAGCGACAATCTCGACGCGCTCACCGCCTACACCTGGGCGGTGCGTCAGGCCCTGGAATCCCAGCGCATCCTTGGCGAAGACGGCGGCGAAATCGATCACATCGAGCTGTTCGCCGACGACGATCACGCCGACAGCCGCAACTTCGTGCTGTGCCCCGGCAAAGCTTATGACCGCTCGCCTTGCGGCACCGGCACCAGCGCCAAACTGGCGTGTCTGGCCGCCGACGGTAAACTCGCGCCGGGGCAGATCTGGCGCCAGGCCAGCGTGATTGGCAGCCAGTTCGAAGGCTTCTATGAATGGCAGGGCGAACGCGTGGTGCCGACCATTCGCGGCCGCGCCCACATCAGCGCCGAGGCGACGTTGCTGATAGACAACGACGATCCGTTCGCCTGGGGCATTCGCCCGTGA